Proteins from a genomic interval of Brachybacterium vulturis:
- a CDS encoding carbohydrate ABC transporter permease, giving the protein MTSPAIPGLERSASDQEPIKRSRALNWRHIGLATALILPNMILLGVFTYRPLIDNFRISFFNWNISSPTMTFIGFGNYVEWFTDDTSWQIARNTAIFTLVAVVGSMAIGLALAMLLDQHLRGRGLVRTIVFAPYVIAGAAIGVAFQFVFDPGYGLIQAVLDWVGLDSPHFYQHSGWALFMITTTYVWKNLGYTFVIYLAALQGRRKDLDEAAEIDGTPAWRKFWRVTLPQLKGTTFFLSVTVLLNSFTVFDIIQVMTQGGPFGTGTSTLIYQVYQETFVNNRAGYGAAVATIMFLVILVITLVQVKLQDTQD; this is encoded by the coding sequence GTGACGTCCCCCGCTATTCCCGGTCTCGAGAGATCGGCCTCCGACCAGGAGCCGATCAAGCGGTCCCGCGCGCTCAACTGGCGGCATATCGGCTTGGCCACCGCGCTGATCCTGCCGAACATGATCCTGCTGGGCGTGTTCACCTACCGCCCGCTGATCGACAACTTCCGCATCTCGTTCTTCAACTGGAACATCTCGTCCCCGACGATGACGTTCATCGGCTTCGGCAACTACGTCGAGTGGTTCACCGATGACACCAGCTGGCAGATCGCCCGCAACACGGCGATCTTCACCCTCGTGGCGGTGGTCGGCTCGATGGCGATCGGGCTGGCGCTGGCGATGCTGCTGGATCAGCATCTGCGGGGTCGTGGCCTGGTGCGGACCATCGTGTTCGCGCCGTATGTCATCGCCGGCGCGGCGATCGGCGTCGCCTTCCAGTTCGTCTTCGATCCCGGCTACGGTCTGATCCAGGCGGTGCTGGACTGGGTCGGTCTGGACTCCCCGCACTTCTACCAGCATTCCGGCTGGGCGCTGTTCATGATCACCACCACCTACGTGTGGAAGAACCTCGGCTACACCTTCGTGATCTACCTGGCGGCCCTGCAGGGGCGGCGCAAGGACCTCGACGAGGCGGCGGAGATCGACGGCACCCCGGCCTGGCGGAAGTTCTGGCGGGTCACCCTCCCGCAGCTCAAGGGCACCACGTTCTTCCTGTCCGTCACGGTGCTGCTGAACTCGTTCACGGTGTTCGACATCATCCAGGTGATGACCCAGGGCGGTCCCTTCGGCACCGGCACCTCGACCCTGATCTACCAGGTCTACCAGGAGACCTTCGTGAACAATCGAGCTGGCTACGGCGCCGCGGTCGCCACGATCATGTTCCTCGTCATCCTGGTGATCACGCTCGTCCAGGTGAAGCTCCAGGACACGCAGGATTGA
- a CDS encoding carbohydrate ABC transporter permease → MTMTDDTTPVLPPVPGTGPEDAPELTPAQRKRAGSRHQAFEGGTGGKLLGYAGMVAAVLLFFVPLYFIAITSLKNHGDIYSDPITWLPNPFVPENYSYVLSEVRFDRYLRNSIIITSILTVIEVSLGVMCAYGFSFLRFPGRNLLFLLVIASLMVPNQVTVISNYALVASWGWRNTFQGIIVPLAAVAFGTFLMRNHFLSLPKEVMEAAELDGTGFFRTLFRVVLPMSWPTLIAFTLITVVNEWNQYLWPFLMSDTDKVAPLPIGLTQLQDNEGLTNWGPVMAGTVLTAVPMLIVFLILQKQMIKGLTAGAVKG, encoded by the coding sequence ATGACCATGACCGACGACACCACGCCCGTCCTCCCGCCCGTGCCCGGGACGGGCCCCGAGGACGCGCCCGAGCTCACCCCCGCGCAGAGGAAACGGGCCGGTTCCCGGCACCAGGCCTTCGAGGGCGGGACGGGCGGGAAGCTCCTCGGCTATGCCGGGATGGTGGCCGCCGTGCTGCTGTTCTTCGTGCCGCTGTACTTCATCGCGATCACCTCGCTGAAGAACCACGGTGACATCTACTCGGACCCCATCACGTGGCTCCCGAATCCGTTCGTGCCGGAGAACTACTCCTATGTGCTCTCCGAGGTGCGCTTCGACCGCTACCTGCGCAACTCGATCATCATCACCTCGATCCTCACCGTGATCGAGGTGAGCCTGGGCGTGATGTGCGCCTACGGCTTCTCGTTCCTGCGCTTCCCCGGCCGGAACCTGCTGTTCCTGCTGGTGATCGCCTCGCTGATGGTGCCCAACCAGGTCACCGTGATCTCGAACTACGCGCTGGTGGCGAGCTGGGGGTGGCGCAACACCTTCCAGGGCATCATCGTGCCGCTGGCCGCGGTCGCCTTCGGCACCTTCCTGATGCGCAACCACTTCCTGTCCCTGCCGAAGGAGGTCATGGAGGCCGCCGAGCTCGACGGCACCGGGTTCTTCCGGACCCTGTTCCGGGTGGTGCTGCCGATGTCCTGGCCCACCCTGATCGCCTTCACGCTGATCACGGTGGTCAACGAGTGGAACCAGTACCTGTGGCCGTTCCTGATGTCGGACACCGACAAGGTCGCGCCGCTGCCCATCGGTCTGACCCAGCTGCAGGACAACGAGGGGCTGACCAACTGGGGCCCGGTGATGGCCGGCACCGTCCTGACCGCCGTCCCCATGCTCATCGTGTTCCTGATCCTGCAGAAGCAGATGATCAAGGGCCTCACCGCCGGGGCCGTGAAGGGCTGA
- a CDS encoding ABC transporter substrate-binding protein, which translates to MAFSRRSLLGMAGAGSAALALGACAGGSTSAGGGGGEEGDGTLQFWSNHPGSSKDVEQAIIDLWNEENPDTPAKLIDGGADYEELGQKFNAALAGGGLPDLIVASDVTWFNFAFTGATTPLDDLWTEAGVDSDDLVDTLREDYAFDGKHYGMPYSRSTTLMYFNTDAMSAAGLPTDRGPETWEEFAQWAPKIMEANGGKPALVVPDGSNYLDWYFQGMIWTFGGAYSEEWTPTFTEQGSIDAATFLQEQVAAGHIQIAQDANNTFAIGNASGLLQSTGSLGGLNDSAEFPFHTTYLPGPTPGACTGGAGIAIPDGISDERKLTAMKFADFLTNTENTITFSQATGYMPVRKSAMEDPEEAKYLEENPNAMTAIRQLNENTAPQDYARVFVSGGGQRIGAGLDRIAIAGEDVAAVMEDLQTETQEVIDRDITPNL; encoded by the coding sequence ATGGCATTCTCACGACGCTCACTTCTCGGTATGGCCGGCGCCGGCTCGGCAGCGCTGGCGCTCGGAGCCTGCGCCGGCGGCTCCACCTCCGCCGGGGGCGGCGGGGGCGAGGAGGGTGACGGCACCCTCCAGTTCTGGTCCAACCACCCCGGCAGCTCGAAGGATGTCGAGCAGGCGATCATCGATCTGTGGAACGAGGAGAACCCCGACACCCCGGCGAAGCTCATCGACGGCGGCGCCGACTACGAGGAGCTGGGGCAGAAGTTCAACGCGGCCCTGGCCGGCGGCGGGCTGCCGGACCTGATCGTCGCCTCGGACGTCACCTGGTTCAACTTCGCCTTCACCGGCGCGACCACGCCGCTGGACGACCTGTGGACCGAGGCCGGGGTCGACTCCGACGACCTCGTGGACACCCTGCGCGAGGACTACGCCTTCGACGGCAAGCACTACGGCATGCCGTACTCCCGCTCCACCACGCTGATGTACTTCAACACCGACGCGATGTCCGCGGCGGGACTGCCCACCGATCGCGGCCCGGAGACCTGGGAGGAGTTCGCCCAGTGGGCTCCGAAGATCATGGAGGCCAACGGCGGCAAGCCGGCGCTCGTCGTGCCCGACGGCTCCAACTACCTCGACTGGTACTTCCAGGGCATGATCTGGACCTTCGGCGGCGCCTACTCGGAGGAGTGGACCCCGACGTTCACCGAGCAGGGGTCGATCGACGCGGCGACGTTCCTGCAGGAGCAGGTCGCGGCGGGCCATATCCAGATCGCGCAGGATGCCAACAACACCTTCGCCATCGGCAACGCCTCGGGTCTGCTGCAGTCCACCGGCTCGCTCGGCGGGCTCAACGACTCGGCGGAGTTCCCCTTCCACACCACCTATCTGCCCGGGCCCACGCCCGGCGCCTGCACCGGTGGCGCGGGGATCGCGATCCCGGACGGCATCAGCGACGAGCGCAAGCTCACCGCGATGAAGTTCGCCGACTTCCTCACCAACACCGAGAACACCATCACCTTCAGCCAGGCCACCGGCTACATGCCGGTGCGGAAGTCCGCGATGGAGGATCCCGAGGAGGCGAAGTACCTCGAGGAGAACCCGAACGCGATGACCGCGATCCGGCAGCTGAACGAGAACACGGCGCCGCAGGACTACGCCCGGGTGTTCGTCTCCGGCGGCGGCCAGCGCATCGGCGCCGGCCTGGACCGGATCGCGATCGCCGGGGAGGACGTGGCGGCGGTGATGGAGGACCTGCAGACCGAGACGCAGGAGGTCATCGACCGGGACATCACGCCCAACCTGTGA
- a CDS encoding ABC transporter ATP-binding protein, producing MAIVEYQQASRIYDPSRPPAVNRVSLTVTDGEFLVLVGPSGSGKSTAMRMLAGLEPIDEGSVLIDDVDVSELRARDRDVAMVFQSYALYPNMTARQNMAFALQNLKLPKAEIDQQVQRAAAMLELEPLLDKKPSQMSGGQRQRVAMGRSIVRNPKVFCMDEPLSNLDAKLRVSTRAQIGSLQRELGVTTVYVTHDQTEAMTMGDRVAVLKEGVLQQVDEPTHLYEHPGNTFVAGFIGSPAMTLIDGATVTSDGRAQLGPGHGMDLGLPREHVAKTTDQVIVGVRPESWEIVGGADGASDGQESLPLTVRLVEKLGGEAFLHCHARETESMTAAVRGHQLVLRLDHGFKDIAPDSTIHVRPKPGSSMFFHPENEINLEYL from the coding sequence ATGGCCATCGTCGAGTACCAGCAGGCCTCCCGCATCTACGATCCCTCCCGCCCGCCGGCGGTCAACCGGGTCTCGCTCACCGTCACCGACGGCGAGTTCCTGGTGCTGGTGGGACCCTCGGGCAGCGGGAAGTCCACGGCGATGCGGATGCTCGCCGGTCTCGAGCCGATCGACGAGGGCTCCGTCCTCATCGACGACGTCGACGTCAGCGAGCTGCGCGCCCGGGACCGCGACGTGGCCATGGTGTTCCAGTCCTATGCCCTCTACCCGAACATGACGGCGCGGCAGAACATGGCCTTCGCCCTGCAGAACCTCAAGCTGCCGAAGGCGGAGATCGACCAGCAGGTCCAGCGTGCCGCGGCGATGCTCGAGCTCGAGCCGCTGCTGGACAAGAAGCCCTCGCAGATGTCCGGCGGCCAGCGCCAGCGGGTGGCGATGGGCCGCTCCATCGTGCGCAATCCCAAGGTGTTCTGCATGGACGAGCCGCTGTCGAACCTGGATGCGAAGCTGCGGGTCTCCACCCGCGCCCAGATCGGCTCCCTGCAGCGGGAGCTCGGCGTGACCACGGTCTACGTCACCCACGACCAGACCGAGGCGATGACCATGGGCGACCGGGTCGCGGTGCTCAAGGAGGGGGTCCTGCAGCAGGTCGACGAGCCGACCCACCTGTACGAGCACCCCGGCAACACCTTCGTCGCCGGGTTCATCGGCTCCCCGGCGATGACCCTGATCGACGGTGCCACCGTCACCTCCGACGGCCGGGCCCAGCTGGGCCCGGGCCACGGCATGGACCTCGGCCTGCCGCGGGAGCACGTCGCGAAGACCACCGACCAGGTGATCGTGGGCGTGCGGCCCGAGAGCTGGGAGATCGTCGGCGGCGCCGACGGTGCGTCCGATGGGCAGGAGAGCCTGCCGCTGACGGTGCGACTGGTCGAGAAGCTCGGTGGGGAGGCGTTCCTGCACTGCCACGCCCGGGAGACCGAGTCGATGACCGCCGCCGTGCGCGGTCACCAGCTGGTGCTGCGCCTGGACCACGGCTTCAAGGACATCGCACCGGACTCCACGATCCACGTGCGGCCCAAGCCCGGCTCCAGCATGTTCTTCCACCCCGAGAACGAGATCAACCTCGAATATCTCTGA
- a CDS encoding LacI family DNA-binding transcriptional regulator, protein MPRKSSRPTVATIARDLGISPATVSYALNDKPGVSAAMRERVLDHAAAVGWTPHSGAQALRRGRSGNIGLVVVRDPEELSREPFYSAVTAGIEAATSAHGFELLIRFVHGGPDDEVDVFRAWSHQRRVDGVVLLDLAEDDHRPPVLEALSLDFAVLGHYSGPEDFVKVTTAEADDAVTVIDHLLERGYDGCLQFTGPFEYAHEGRRRELLAQLCAERGIAHMHIPGTYTVDSGYRAFQAADLSLSTRPAVVTSSDLIAVGALRAAAVQGIDVPRDLGLVSWDDSLITEATSPSITALSRRPFDMGRSAGDLLVQKIDGRIPGGTVLENAPAALIPRGSTARG, encoded by the coding sequence ATGCCGCGGAAGTCCTCCCGCCCGACCGTCGCCACCATCGCGCGGGACCTCGGCATCTCCCCCGCGACGGTGAGCTACGCCCTGAACGACAAGCCCGGGGTGAGTGCGGCGATGCGCGAACGGGTGCTCGACCATGCCGCCGCCGTGGGCTGGACCCCGCACTCCGGGGCACAGGCCCTGCGCCGCGGCCGCAGCGGGAACATCGGACTGGTGGTGGTGCGCGATCCGGAGGAGCTCTCCCGCGAACCCTTCTACTCGGCGGTCACCGCAGGCATCGAGGCGGCGACCAGCGCCCATGGCTTCGAGCTGCTGATCCGCTTCGTGCACGGCGGACCCGACGACGAGGTCGACGTCTTCCGCGCCTGGTCACATCAGCGGCGCGTCGACGGGGTGGTGCTGCTGGACCTCGCCGAGGACGACCACCGCCCGCCGGTGCTGGAGGCCCTGTCGCTGGACTTCGCGGTGCTCGGCCACTACTCGGGCCCCGAGGACTTCGTGAAGGTGACGACCGCGGAGGCGGACGACGCCGTCACCGTGATCGACCATCTCCTCGAGCGCGGCTATGACGGCTGCCTCCAGTTCACGGGCCCGTTCGAGTATGCGCACGAGGGACGCCGCCGTGAGCTGCTCGCGCAGCTGTGCGCGGAGCGCGGCATCGCGCATATGCACATCCCCGGCACCTACACGGTCGACTCCGGCTACCGCGCCTTCCAGGCAGCCGACCTGTCGCTCAGCACCCGCCCGGCGGTGGTCACCTCGAGCGATCTGATCGCCGTGGGGGCGCTGCGCGCCGCCGCCGTGCAGGGGATCGACGTCCCGCGCGACCTCGGCCTGGTGAGCTGGGACGACTCGCTGATCACCGAGGCCACCTCCCCGAGCATCACCGCCCTCAGCCGTCGCCCCTTCGACATGGGTCGCTCCGCGGGCGACCTGCTGGTGCAGAAGATCGACGGGCGGATCCCCGGCGGCACGGTCCTCGAGAACGCCCCCGCGGCGCTGATCCCGAGAGGCTCGACCGCCCGCGGCTGA
- a CDS encoding ABC transporter substrate-binding protein, giving the protein MRRRTLLSAAPLAAVTAAGLAACGSGSGGGGSNDSPDSLTYWASNQGTSLENDKKVLTPVLERFTEETGIEVSLEVIGWSDLQTRIQTAITSGQGPDVLNIGNTWGVSLQATGGLMELGDAEFEALGGRDRYVPAALATGGAEGTDPTSIPLYGLAHGMYYNVQMFEDAGIEPPTSWEEMVEAAKALTDPEADVYGMSLAAGSYTENNHFAFINATQNGASLNSSDGKPTFTEDGVVDGILRYLDLMQEHQVVNPSNAQFDNGTKSVTAFANKQAAMIINQNNAHATIESQGMTPEEFKAVPFPAPAAAVDDCASHLAGINLAAMVDTDNRDGALAFMKFMTSPETQAELGAPFASLPVLVDGEPTFTENTEQADMFMEIYSERSAPLPLVPWEDQFETTVGQAMNGMFATIATGGTVTREDVMTAMQTAQDSIRA; this is encoded by the coding sequence ATGCGACGCCGCACACTTCTGTCCGCCGCCCCTCTCGCCGCCGTGACCGCAGCCGGCCTCGCCGCCTGCGGTTCCGGCTCGGGCGGCGGCGGTTCCAACGACTCGCCCGACTCGCTCACCTACTGGGCCTCGAACCAGGGCACCAGCCTCGAGAACGACAAGAAGGTGCTCACGCCCGTCCTGGAGAGGTTCACCGAGGAGACCGGCATCGAGGTGTCCCTCGAGGTCATCGGCTGGTCCGACCTGCAGACCCGCATCCAGACCGCGATCACCTCCGGGCAGGGCCCGGACGTGCTGAACATCGGCAACACCTGGGGCGTGAGCCTGCAGGCCACCGGTGGTCTGATGGAGCTGGGCGATGCCGAGTTCGAGGCGCTCGGCGGGCGGGACCGCTACGTCCCGGCCGCCCTGGCCACCGGCGGCGCGGAGGGCACCGACCCCACCTCGATCCCGCTGTACGGCCTGGCCCACGGCATGTACTACAACGTGCAGATGTTCGAGGACGCCGGCATCGAGCCGCCCACCTCCTGGGAGGAGATGGTCGAGGCCGCGAAGGCGCTCACCGACCCCGAGGCCGACGTGTACGGCATGTCGCTCGCAGCGGGCTCGTACACCGAGAACAACCACTTCGCCTTCATCAACGCCACCCAGAACGGGGCCTCCCTCAACAGCTCCGACGGGAAGCCCACCTTCACCGAGGACGGCGTGGTCGACGGCATCCTGCGCTACCTGGACCTGATGCAGGAGCACCAGGTGGTCAACCCCTCCAACGCACAGTTCGACAACGGCACCAAGTCCGTCACCGCCTTCGCCAACAAGCAGGCGGCGATGATCATCAACCAGAACAACGCCCACGCCACCATCGAGTCCCAGGGCATGACGCCCGAGGAGTTCAAGGCCGTGCCCTTCCCGGCCCCGGCCGCTGCGGTGGACGACTGCGCCTCCCACCTGGCCGGCATCAACCTCGCCGCGATGGTGGACACCGACAACCGCGACGGCGCCCTCGCCTTCATGAAGTTCATGACCTCCCCGGAGACGCAGGCCGAGCTCGGCGCGCCCTTCGCCTCCCTGCCCGTGCTGGTGGACGGCGAGCCCACCTTCACCGAGAACACCGAACAGGCGGACATGTTCATGGAGATCTACTCCGAGCGCTCCGCGCCGCTGCCGCTGGTGCCGTGGGAGGACCAGTTCGAGACCACCGTCGGACAGGCGATGAACGGGATGTTCGCGACCATCGCCACCGGCGGCACGGTCACCCGTGAGGACGTCATGACCGCCATGCAGACGGCCCAGGACTCGATCCGGGCCTGA
- a CDS encoding carbohydrate ABC transporter permease, whose translation MTLSTRPRTSAPASRPDPPAPRRPRRSWFPYLILLPAVILEVLIHLIPMMTGFWMSFVELTKFFIRRWTEAPFAGLENYRIAVDLNTPVGQELLNSFLVTVGFTVLVVGLSWGLGMAAAVALQRPFRGRGVFRTLFLIPYALPLYAAVITWNFMLQRDTGVINHLLVEQLGLLEDAPFWLIGDNAFVSVVVVAVWRMWPFAFLMFMAGLQSIPGELYEASAMDGATPLRQWRAVTLPMLAPVNQTMLLVMFLWVFNDFNTPYILFGTAQPPAGDLISFHIYNASFLSWDFGVGSAMSVLLLLFLLVVSLLYLYFTQWRKESSHA comes from the coding sequence ATGACCCTCTCCACCCGCCCCCGGACCTCGGCGCCCGCCTCGCGCCCCGATCCCCCGGCGCCGCGCCGCCCCCGTCGCAGCTGGTTCCCGTACCTGATCCTGCTGCCCGCAGTGATCCTGGAAGTGCTGATCCACCTCATCCCGATGATGACCGGCTTCTGGATGAGCTTCGTCGAGCTCACCAAGTTCTTCATCCGCCGCTGGACGGAGGCCCCCTTCGCGGGGCTGGAGAACTACCGGATCGCCGTCGACCTGAACACCCCGGTCGGCCAGGAGCTGCTGAACTCCTTCCTGGTCACCGTCGGCTTCACCGTGCTGGTGGTGGGGCTGAGCTGGGGTCTGGGCATGGCGGCGGCCGTCGCCCTGCAGCGCCCCTTCCGCGGGCGCGGCGTGTTCCGCACCCTGTTCCTGATCCCCTACGCCCTGCCGCTGTACGCCGCGGTGATCACCTGGAACTTCATGCTCCAGCGCGACACCGGGGTCATCAACCACCTCCTGGTCGAGCAGCTGGGCCTGCTCGAGGACGCCCCGTTCTGGCTGATCGGCGACAACGCCTTCGTCTCCGTGGTGGTGGTCGCGGTCTGGCGCATGTGGCCCTTCGCGTTCCTGATGTTCATGGCCGGGCTGCAGTCCATCCCCGGCGAGCTCTACGAGGCCAGCGCCATGGACGGTGCCACCCCGCTGCGGCAGTGGCGCGCCGTCACCCTGCCGATGCTCGCCCCGGTCAACCAGACCATGCTGCTGGTGATGTTCCTGTGGGTGTTCAACGACTTCAACACCCCGTACATCCTGTTCGGCACCGCCCAGCCCCCGGCCGGCGACCTCATCAGCTTCCACATCTACAACGCCTCGTTCCTGTCCTGGGACTTCGGCGTGGGCAGCGCGATGAGCGTCCTGCTGCTGCTGTTCCTGCTGGTGGTGTCCCTGCTCTACCTGTACTTCACCCAGTGGAGGAAGGAGTCCTCCCATGCGTGA
- a CDS encoding carbohydrate ABC transporter permease, with protein MRETLGEKIFRIVVLVGLGLFVVLPLYVMITTSLKPLGDVQAGFSWWPSRVTFGPFIEMWSTVPLARYFMNSLVVTSVATLCSVVVAIFAAYAVSRWRFRGRSTFMTTVLSTQMFPGVLFLLPLYLIFVNIDTTFGVPLVGTRIGLIITYLTFSLPFSIWMLAGYFDGIPRELDQAGKVDGAGNLTILLRIILPAARPGIVAVAIYAFMTAWGEVLFASVLTTEDTRTLAVGLRQYATQTNVYWNQVLAASIAVSIPVVGGFLMMQKNFVAGLTAGAVK; from the coding sequence ATGCGTGAGACCCTCGGCGAGAAGATCTTCCGCATCGTCGTGCTCGTGGGCCTCGGCCTGTTCGTGGTGCTGCCGCTGTACGTCATGATCACCACCAGCCTCAAGCCGCTCGGCGACGTCCAGGCCGGGTTCTCCTGGTGGCCCAGCCGCGTGACCTTCGGGCCGTTCATCGAGATGTGGTCCACCGTGCCGCTGGCGCGGTACTTCATGAACTCGCTCGTGGTCACCTCGGTGGCGACGCTGTGCAGCGTGGTGGTGGCGATCTTCGCCGCCTATGCCGTCTCCCGCTGGCGGTTCCGCGGCCGCAGCACGTTCATGACCACGGTGCTGTCCACCCAGATGTTCCCCGGTGTGCTGTTCCTGCTGCCGCTGTACCTGATCTTCGTCAACATCGACACCACCTTCGGCGTTCCGTTGGTGGGCACCCGCATCGGCCTGATCATCACCTACCTGACCTTCTCCCTGCCCTTCTCCATCTGGATGCTCGCCGGCTACTTCGACGGCATCCCCCGGGAGCTGGACCAGGCGGGCAAGGTCGACGGCGCCGGCAACCTCACCATCCTGCTGCGGATCATCCTGCCCGCCGCCCGTCCCGGCATCGTGGCGGTCGCGATCTACGCCTTCATGACGGCCTGGGGCGAGGTGCTGTTCGCCTCCGTGCTCACCACGGAGGACACCCGCACCCTGGCCGTGGGCCTGCGGCAGTACGCCACCCAGACCAACGTCTACTGGAACCAGGTCCTCGCCGCCTCGATCGCGGTGTCGATCCCGGTGGTGGGCGGCTTCTTGATGATGCAGAAGAACTTCGTCGCCGGCCTCACCGCCGGCGCCGTGAAATGA
- a CDS encoding sugar phosphate isomerase/epimerase family protein: MEISVQMYSVRESLATDVQATVQRLVELGLTHAEPYHLLEYRDELVRAREQFPIDFPSAHQSFLGEVDFPAVLEAAQAVGVQYLVDPFWNPEDWTDAEKVRALADTLNQRAAEAAEAGIRVGYHNHHFELASQLGGRTALEVFAEALDPQVVLEVDTYWAAVGGAEVPALLGRLGERVQLVHLKDGDLSTDPAAQLPLGTGAMPLAETLQAASGAAYGVIEFDDYAGDMFEGIAASVAHLRSVL; encoded by the coding sequence ATGGAGATCTCCGTCCAGATGTACAGCGTGCGCGAGTCGCTCGCGACCGACGTCCAGGCCACCGTGCAGCGCCTGGTCGAGCTCGGACTCACCCACGCCGAGCCGTACCACCTGCTGGAATACCGCGACGAGCTGGTGCGCGCCCGCGAGCAGTTCCCGATCGACTTCCCCAGCGCCCACCAGTCGTTCCTCGGCGAGGTGGACTTCCCCGCCGTGCTCGAGGCCGCCCAGGCGGTGGGGGTGCAGTACCTCGTGGATCCGTTCTGGAATCCGGAGGACTGGACCGACGCCGAGAAGGTCCGCGCACTGGCCGACACGCTCAACCAGCGGGCCGCGGAAGCCGCCGAGGCGGGGATCCGCGTCGGCTACCACAACCACCATTTCGAGCTCGCCTCGCAGCTGGGCGGACGCACCGCTCTCGAGGTCTTCGCGGAGGCGCTGGACCCGCAGGTGGTCCTCGAGGTCGACACCTACTGGGCGGCCGTCGGCGGGGCCGAGGTGCCCGCACTGCTGGGCCGCCTCGGCGAGCGGGTGCAGCTGGTCCATCTCAAGGACGGCGACCTGTCCACGGATCCCGCCGCCCAGCTCCCCCTCGGCACCGGGGCGATGCCCCTGGCCGAGACGCTGCAGGCCGCTTCCGGCGCCGCCTACGGAGTGATCGAGTTCGACGACTACGCGGGCGACATGTTCGAGGGCATCGCGGCGTCGGTCGCCCACCTGCGCTCCGTCCTCTGA
- a CDS encoding Gfo/Idh/MocA family protein has translation MTSQTPTGPVGVGLIGAGTISTQYLTHLTSFPDLTVHIVGDLVPEAAAARAEEFGVPASGTAQDVLDHPEVEIVVNLTIPTAHAEVSRAIVAAGKHVWTEKPITTDPADAKALLAAAEEAGVRVGGAPDTVLGAGIQTALRTLREGGVGAPASALTLFQSPGPESWHPNPAFLFQEGAGPLYDIAPYYATTLVLALGPVASVSAVGSTAREQRTIGSGPLAGEVFDVTVPTQVAALLRFASGQNATVLLSFDSPHTRAGFVEVYGTEATLAFPDPNVFDGDSALTAYRGEEPTAVPAAGATTGRGLGVLEMARALRAGVPHRAQGEVAAHVLDIMVGIETAIAEDSIVRIDSRFTEVEPMPADFDPFAATLAPVPAR, from the coding sequence ATGACCTCTCAGACCCCGACCGGTCCCGTCGGCGTCGGCCTCATCGGCGCCGGCACCATCTCCACCCAGTACCTCACCCACCTCACCTCCTTCCCGGACCTCACCGTGCACATCGTCGGCGACCTGGTCCCCGAGGCCGCCGCGGCCCGCGCCGAGGAGTTCGGCGTCCCCGCCTCCGGCACCGCCCAGGACGTGCTGGACCACCCCGAGGTGGAGATCGTGGTCAACCTGACCATCCCCACCGCCCATGCCGAGGTCTCCCGCGCGATCGTCGCGGCCGGCAAGCACGTGTGGACCGAGAAGCCGATCACCACCGACCCGGCCGATGCGAAGGCCCTGCTCGCGGCGGCCGAGGAGGCCGGGGTGCGGGTGGGCGGCGCGCCCGACACCGTGCTCGGCGCCGGCATCCAGACCGCGCTGCGCACCCTGCGCGAGGGCGGGGTCGGCGCCCCGGCCAGCGCCCTGACCCTGTTCCAGTCCCCGGGCCCCGAGTCCTGGCACCCCAATCCCGCCTTCCTCTTCCAGGAGGGTGCCGGCCCGCTGTACGACATCGCCCCCTACTACGCGACCACCCTGGTGCTCGCCCTGGGCCCCGTGGCCTCGGTCAGCGCCGTCGGCTCGACGGCGCGCGAGCAGCGCACCATCGGCTCCGGCCCCCTGGCCGGGGAGGTCTTCGACGTCACCGTGCCCACGCAGGTCGCGGCGCTGCTGCGCTTCGCCTCAGGTCAGAACGCGACCGTGCTGCTGAGCTTCGACTCCCCGCACACGCGCGCCGGCTTCGTCGAGGTGTACGGCACCGAGGCGACGCTCGCCTTCCCCGATCCCAACGTCTTCGACGGCGACTCGGCCCTGACCGCCTACCGCGGCGAGGAGCCGACCGCGGTGCCCGCTGCGGGCGCCACCACCGGGCGCGGCCTGGGCGTGCTGGAGATGGCGCGTGCGCTCCGCGCCGGGGTGCCCCACCGTGCGCAGGGCGAGGTCGCCGCCCACGTCCTGGACATCATGGTGGGCATCGAGACCGCGATCGCCGAGGACTCGATCGTGCGGATCGATTCGCGCTTCACGGAGGTCGAGCCGATGCCGGCCGACTTCGACCCCTTCGCCGCGACGCTGGCGCCGGTGCCTGCCCGGTGA